From Candidatus Doudnabacteria bacterium, a single genomic window includes:
- the scpB gene encoding SMC-Scp complex subunit ScpB gives MDLTRLKSQILSILFVASKPVSIKELKEVLETEDGLIRQAIAELVAANQASGIILLAHDNKLQLASNPDNSHMVKKYLSLELREKLTDTALETLAIVLYRQPVSKAEIENIRGVNSQYTLRHLLIRGLIEKIQSPSDKRMQLYKTTLEFMQHLGIKNMKDLPDFEELTRSIELPSTEKTA, from the coding sequence ATGGACCTCACCAGGCTTAAATCCCAGATCCTGTCTATCCTATTCGTCGCTTCAAAACCCGTCAGCATCAAAGAGCTGAAAGAAGTTTTGGAAACGGAAGACGGCCTAATCAGGCAGGCCATCGCAGAATTAGTGGCAGCAAACCAGGCGTCGGGTATTATTCTCCTGGCCCACGACAACAAATTGCAGCTGGCATCCAATCCTGATAATTCCCACATGGTCAAAAAATACCTGTCTTTGGAGCTGCGGGAAAAACTGACCGATACAGCGCTGGAAACCCTGGCTATCGTCCTTTATCGCCAGCCGGTGTCCAAAGCCGAAATTGAAAATATCCGCGGCGTTAATTCGCAATACACTTTGCGGCATCTGCTCATCCGCGGCCTGATCGAAAAGATCCAATCGCCTTCCGATAAGCGTATGCAGCTTTATAAAACAACACTTGAATTCATGCAGCATTTGGGCATTAAAAATATGAAAGATCTGCCTGACTTCGAAGAACTGACCAGATCAATAGAACTGCCCTCAACTGAAAAAACCGCCTGA
- a CDS encoding segregation/condensation protein A, producing MQVKVEQFEGPLDLLLQLIEQQQLDISTLALAKVTEQFLLYIKNLEEKNPINLADFLVIAAKLLVIKSKSLLPDLDLGIEEEEAAFDLTAQLLLYKKYKEIARYLRGLDLVRKQSWTREGEFSDRVTFLPDQQMDVNSLALSLRNLAAELKDIIRLPQHIMKEVVSISEKIAHIQNLISNKLETSLSSLLADAKSKTEVIVTFLAILELTKQRIVIVEQSDMFAEIIIKKTLQHGPHQA from the coding sequence ATGCAAGTCAAAGTCGAGCAATTTGAAGGTCCTTTGGATTTACTGCTCCAGCTGATCGAACAGCAGCAGCTGGATATTTCAACTCTGGCCCTGGCAAAGGTCACGGAACAATTTTTGCTGTATATCAAAAATCTGGAAGAAAAAAATCCCATCAACCTGGCGGATTTTTTGGTCATCGCGGCCAAGCTTTTGGTGATCAAATCCAAATCCTTATTGCCGGACCTGGACCTGGGGATTGAAGAGGAAGAAGCGGCGTTCGATCTGACGGCCCAGCTTCTGCTTTATAAAAAATACAAGGAAATAGCCCGGTATCTGCGGGGTCTTGACCTGGTCCGCAAACAATCATGGACGCGCGAGGGTGAATTTTCGGATCGCGTGACTTTTTTGCCCGATCAGCAGATGGACGTCAACAGTTTAGCACTAAGCCTGCGGAATCTGGCCGCGGAACTGAAAGACATTATCCGCCTGCCTCAGCATATTATGAAAGAGGTCGTATCTATCTCGGAAAAGATCGCGCATATCCAAAATCTGATCTCGAATAAACTGGAAACTTCCCTTTCAAGCCTGCTGGCGGACGCGAAAAGCAAAACCGAGGTCATTGTGACCTTTTTGGCAATTTTGGAACTGACCAAACAGCGGATCGTGATAGTTGAACAAAGTGATATGTTCGCCGAGATCATTATTAAAAAAACCTTGCAGCATGGACCTCACCAGGCTTAA
- a CDS encoding GIY-YIG nuclease family protein: protein MYYVYVLQSIKDGDKYIGSTNDLKKRLLLHNSGRVFSTRLRTPFELVYYEAYKSEKDARVREHNLKLRSKAYIQLRRRIVHSLSNLVRG from the coding sequence ATGTATTACGTTTACGTTCTACAAAGTATTAAAGATGGAGATAAATATATCGGATCTACGAATGATTTAAAAAAAAGACTTTTATTGCATAACTCTGGGAGAGTATTTTCGACACGCCTAAGAACGCCTTTCGAACTAGTCTATTACGAAGCCTATAAATCAGAAAAGGATGCACGAGTAAGAGAACACAATTTAAAATTAAGAAGCAAAGCATATATTCAGCTTCGCAGACGGATTGTTCATTCATTGAGCAATTTGGTGAGGGGGTAA
- a CDS encoding YbaK/EbsC family protein, with protein sequence MISKNLEKLLKATKIKYEVIEHKKVFTAFDSAETQHEKLSEVAKAVLLKGKKNLYLAVLPAGNNCDFKALGKLADDKVSMAKEKDITVKLKTKIGLIPPFGSLFKIPLLLDKKLLKNKQINLPAGSYTESVIMNVKDYVKLETPVTGNFAVKK encoded by the coding sequence ATGATATCCAAAAACCTGGAAAAATTACTGAAAGCAACCAAAATCAAATATGAAGTTATAGAGCATAAGAAAGTCTTCACGGCTTTTGACTCGGCGGAAACCCAGCATGAAAAACTTTCCGAAGTGGCGAAAGCCGTGTTGCTCAAAGGCAAAAAAAATCTGTATTTGGCAGTCCTGCCGGCAGGAAATAATTGCGACTTCAAGGCCTTAGGTAAACTCGCTGACGACAAAGTTTCCATGGCTAAAGAAAAAGATATTACGGTCAAACTTAAAACCAAGATCGGTTTGATCCCCCCTTTTGGCTCATTATTTAAAATTCCTTTGCTGCTCGATAAAAAACTTTTAAAAAATAAGCAGATCAACCTTCCCGCCGGGTCCTACACTGAATCCGTGATCATGAACGTTAAGGATTACGTAAAATTGGAAACCCCGGTCACTGGTAATTTTGCAGTAAAGAAATAA
- the aspS gene encoding aspartate--tRNA ligase produces MERTYIKDTIKKIGETVLLKGWVAVRRDHGKLIFLDLRDMTGLIQLVVNPKVSAEAHTAASEIRNEFVIEVEGLVKARDEKLINPNLETGKVEVEVTKLNILSRAKALPFEVNEDTKKINEEARMKYRYLDLRSDRMAKNMRLRHKAATLVREYLNKQGFVEIETPMLTKSSPEGARDFLVPSRLQPGKFYALPQAPQQYKQLLMIAGIEKYYQMARAMRDEDLRGDRQLEHTQIDLEMSFVKERDVLDLVEGLMINVAEACGKKIWKKPFPVFTHEEAIKQFGADKFDLRGEKKDPDVMAFAWVVDFPLLEFDEDEKRYTFAHNPFSAPKAEHVEKLMKSEDLGNLRAQQYDLVCNGLELASGGVRISDPAVQRKVFEIMGLSPEVTEERFGHLINAYEYGAPPHAGMAPGFDRLVMLLANEENIREVIAFPVNSSGQTSVMDAPSTATDKQLKELHIKVDLPKEKKK; encoded by the coding sequence ATGGAACGAACTTACATTAAAGATACGATAAAAAAGATTGGTGAAACGGTTTTATTAAAAGGCTGGGTCGCCGTGCGCCGCGACCACGGTAAACTGATCTTTTTGGATCTGCGCGATATGACAGGCTTGATCCAATTGGTCGTCAATCCGAAAGTTTCGGCAGAAGCACATACTGCGGCTTCCGAAATTCGCAATGAATTTGTTATTGAAGTTGAAGGTTTGGTCAAAGCCCGCGATGAAAAACTCATCAATCCCAATTTGGAAACCGGCAAAGTGGAGGTAGAAGTGACCAAATTGAACATTCTCAGCCGCGCAAAAGCCTTGCCTTTTGAGGTCAATGAGGATACGAAAAAGATCAACGAAGAAGCCCGGATGAAATACAGATATCTGGATCTGCGCAGCGACCGCATGGCGAAAAATATGCGCCTGCGGCACAAAGCCGCAACTCTGGTGCGCGAATATTTGAACAAACAAGGTTTTGTGGAAATAGAAACACCGATGCTGACGAAAAGTTCGCCGGAAGGCGCGCGCGATTTTCTGGTTCCATCCCGTCTGCAGCCTGGAAAATTCTATGCTTTGCCGCAAGCGCCCCAGCAGTACAAACAGCTGCTTATGATCGCGGGCATTGAAAAATATTACCAAATGGCCAGGGCGATGCGAGATGAAGACCTGCGAGGCGACCGCCAACTTGAACACACGCAAATTGACCTGGAAATGTCATTTGTAAAAGAGCGTGATGTTCTGGACCTGGTGGAAGGCCTGATGATAAATGTCGCCGAAGCCTGCGGAAAAAAGATCTGGAAAAAACCTTTTCCTGTTTTTACCCATGAGGAGGCGATAAAACAATTCGGAGCGGATAAATTTGATTTGCGAGGAGAAAAAAAAGATCCGGACGTAATGGCATTTGCATGGGTCGTGGATTTCCCCTTGCTTGAATTTGATGAAGATGAAAAAAGATACACTTTTGCCCATAATCCATTTTCCGCTCCCAAAGCTGAACACGTAGAAAAACTTATGAAGAGTGAGGATCTGGGTAATTTGCGTGCCCAGCAATATGACCTGGTCTGCAACGGCCTGGAACTGGCTTCCGGAGGCGTGCGCATTTCAGATCCTGCAGTTCAGCGCAAAGTCTTTGAGATCATGGGCTTATCACCCGAGGTTACTGAAGAGCGCTTTGGCCACCTGATCAACGCTTACGAGTATGGCGCACCGCCGCACGCAGGCATGGCGCCCGGGTTTGACCGCTTGGTCATGCTTTTGGCCAATGAGGAGAATATCCGAGAAGTTATCGCTTTCCCCGTCAATTCATCCGGCCAAACCTCGGTCATGGACGCGCCATCGACCGCAACCGACAAACAATTGAAAGAATTGCATATTAAAGTTGATCTACCAAAGGAGAAAAAGAAATGA
- a CDS encoding ribonuclease H-like domain-containing protein, with the protein MSGLNKIVLDLETQKSFAEVGGFGKNHLLKVSVVGVYSYPLNKFLTFAEDELYRLGEMLSEADQIIGFNIKNFDFQVLQPYLKHKLSDIPALDILEEVEKLIGHRVKLDNLAQMTLGAGKSGDGLQALKFYKLGQMEELKKYCLDDVRITKELYEYAQTYGKLLYKDYFETKEIQMRFDEPVLRKPIARQASLF; encoded by the coding sequence ATGAGCGGCTTGAATAAAATTGTTCTGGATCTGGAAACTCAAAAGTCTTTCGCAGAGGTCGGGGGGTTTGGCAAAAATCATTTACTGAAAGTTTCGGTTGTCGGAGTTTATTCGTATCCTTTGAACAAATTCCTGACCTTTGCCGAGGATGAACTGTACCGTTTGGGGGAAATGCTGTCCGAGGCTGACCAGATCATCGGATTTAATATTAAAAATTTTGATTTTCAAGTGCTGCAGCCTTATCTGAAACATAAATTATCGGACATTCCGGCCCTTGATATTCTGGAGGAGGTGGAAAAACTGATAGGCCACAGGGTCAAGCTTGATAATCTGGCCCAGATGACGCTGGGAGCCGGGAAGTCCGGAGACGGTCTGCAGGCTCTGAAGTTTTATAAACTGGGTCAGATGGAAGAGCTGAAAAAATATTGCCTGGATGACGTGCGGATCACAAAGGAACTGTACGAATACGCCCAGACTTACGGCAAACTCCTGTATAAAGATTATTTTGAGACAAAAGAGATCCAGATGAGGTTTGACGAACCTGTTTTGCGGAAACCAATCGCACGGCAGGCGAGTTTGTTTTAG
- the lgt gene encoding prolipoprotein diacylglyceryl transferase has translation MKKFYWAIGIIAAALLIYFVFIPSFAGKLLIDPILHLGVLGIHWYGIILAAAILVAYFLCRRNSWKFGISAADIDDFAFWAVILGIVGARLYYVVFNYSYFFQNPSEIYKIWHGGQSIYGAVLAGLVFAYFYSRRKAFSFYQLFDVVALSLPLAQAIGRFGNFVNQEAFGVPTDLPWKMYVQPRFRPVEYSASNFFHPAFLYEAIVDVIVFLILRRLVGKVKSGVIGWSYLLLYSIGRFFIEGIRLDSFFVLGFRVDQVIAAILIIVSGAIIFSKQSKTA, from the coding sequence ATGAAAAAATTTTACTGGGCCATCGGAATTATTGCGGCAGCACTTCTGATCTATTTTGTTTTTATTCCTTCATTTGCGGGAAAGCTTTTGATCGACCCGATCTTGCATTTGGGGGTTTTGGGGATCCACTGGTACGGCATTATTTTGGCCGCAGCCATCCTCGTGGCTTATTTTTTGTGCCGCAGGAATTCGTGGAAATTCGGCATCAGCGCTGCGGATATAGATGATTTCGCTTTTTGGGCGGTTATCTTGGGCATTGTCGGCGCAAGATTATATTATGTTGTATTCAACTATTCTTACTTTTTTCAGAACCCTTCTGAAATATATAAGATCTGGCACGGCGGACAATCTATTTATGGGGCCGTTCTGGCCGGGCTGGTGTTCGCCTATTTTTACTCGCGCAGAAAAGCTTTCAGTTTTTATCAGCTTTTCGATGTGGTGGCTTTGTCCTTGCCGCTGGCGCAAGCCATTGGCCGGTTTGGGAACTTCGTGAATCAGGAAGCTTTCGGGGTTCCTACAGACCTTCCATGGAAAATGTACGTGCAGCCCCGTTTCCGCCCCGTGGAATATTCAGCCAGTAATTTTTTCCACCCGGCCTTTCTGTACGAAGCCATTGTGGATGTTATCGTATTTTTGATCCTGCGACGATTGGTCGGCAAAGTAAAAAGCGGAGTTATCGGCTGGTCGTATTTATTGCTGTACTCCATTGGAAGATTTTTTATCGAAGGGATCCGGCTGGACAGTTTTTTTGTTTTGGGATTCCGGGTGGACCAGGTCATCGCCGCAATTTTGATCATCGTCTCGGGCGCAATAATTTTCAGCAAGCAGTCAAAAACAGCTTAA
- a CDS encoding MGMT family protein — protein sequence MKQPKIDWSKYTPFQQKVYRAIMKIPPGKVLTYGQVARLIGQPKAARAVGNALATNMDAPIIPCHRVIGSDGKMHGYSAPGGIHRKIKLLKKEGYDA from the coding sequence ATGAAGCAACCAAAAATCGATTGGTCAAAATATACCCCGTTCCAGCAAAAAGTTTACCGCGCGATCATGAAAATCCCGCCCGGCAAAGTTTTGACGTATGGGCAGGTGGCGCGATTGATCGGCCAGCCGAAAGCTGCGAGGGCTGTGGGCAATGCCCTGGCTACAAACATGGATGCGCCTATCATTCCCTGCCACAGGGTGATCGGCAGTGACGGCAAGATGCACGGCTACTCCGCCCCCGGCGGCATTCACCGTAAAATTAAATTGCTCAAAAAAGAAGGTTATGATGCGTAA
- a CDS encoding trypsin-like peptidase domain-containing protein: MRKQIIWVIIIAFFVGALGSIAIGRFAIPYLATFNGMSFLNKLSSNSQLVINRTQEIQLNEGANLVDLIKQAGNITVSIYDQSDNFLGNGVIATSDGVIFTSDSILLGQTKVKVVTNDGKNFDGLARAKDPKSTLVILTITANDLPVVQLDDAANMEAGQRVIYVGRSNAPFQHLAVTGFVTQKMSNLVDKAEQVSTDVTVKPDLYGGPIINLSGHAIGITLGAGDNIISENLRTDLGEYLATGKLTP; encoded by the coding sequence ATGCGTAAGCAGATCATATGGGTTATCATAATTGCTTTTTTTGTCGGCGCATTGGGCAGCATTGCGATCGGCCGGTTCGCGATCCCGTATCTGGCGACATTCAACGGCATGTCTTTTTTGAACAAATTGTCCTCGAATTCCCAGCTTGTGATCAACCGGACGCAGGAGATCCAGCTCAATGAAGGGGCGAATCTTGTTGATCTGATCAAGCAGGCCGGGAATATCACTGTTTCAATTTATGACCAAAGTGATAATTTTTTGGGCAACGGAGTGATCGCAACTTCGGACGGAGTGATCTTTACCAGCGATTCAATCCTGCTGGGCCAGACCAAAGTCAAAGTTGTGACCAATGACGGCAAGAACTTTGACGGACTGGCGCGGGCCAAAGACCCGAAAAGCACGCTGGTCATCCTGACTATTACGGCAAACGATCTGCCCGTGGTCCAGCTCGATGATGCGGCGAATATGGAAGCAGGGCAGAGGGTGATCTATGTCGGGAGATCAAACGCGCCTTTTCAGCACCTGGCGGTTACGGGTTTTGTGACTCAGAAAATGTCCAATCTTGTTGATAAAGCCGAGCAAGTATCGACTGATGTAACGGTAAAACCGGATCTATACGGCGGACCGATCATCAATCTTTCCGGGCACGCGATCGGCATCACTTTGGGTGCCGGCGATAATATCATTTCAGAAAATCTGCGGACCGATCTCGGCGAGTATCTGGCAACAGGAAAATTAACCCCCTAA
- a CDS encoding HIT family protein encodes MEDCIFCKIINRQIPSDIIYEDDQTLAILDIRPVSRGHALVMPKKHTEDLLSATGEDLVNTIKVTQKITRAVKDATGAIGMNVSTNNGAAAGQVIFHLHFHIIPRFGNDNLSPWPHQETEPKTRAELAEKIKKLL; translated from the coding sequence ATGGAAGATTGTATTTTCTGCAAAATAATCAATCGGCAAATCCCTTCCGATATTATTTATGAGGATGACCAGACTTTGGCCATCTTGGATATCAGGCCTGTGAGCCGCGGCCATGCGTTGGTTATGCCGAAGAAACATACAGAGGATCTGTTGTCCGCTACAGGTGAAGATCTGGTCAATACGATCAAGGTCACTCAAAAAATAACCCGGGCTGTTAAAGATGCTACCGGAGCGATAGGCATGAATGTTTCTACAAACAATGGCGCTGCGGCAGGCCAGGTGATTTTTCATCTGCATTTTCATATTATTCCGAGATTTGGAAATGACAATTTAAGCCCTTGGCCGCACCAAGAAACCGAACCGAAAACGCGCGCGGAGCTGGCCGAGAAAATAAAGAAGTTATTATGA
- the rfbB gene encoding dTDP-glucose 4,6-dehydratase → MKYLVTGGAGFIGSNFIHYLFAKYPDCEVVNVDKLTYAGNLENVKEFENDPRYKFVKGDIGDLELMKQTMQGVDIVVNFAAESHNDRAILDPGIFVSTNVLGTQVLLEAAKQANVPRFHHISTCEVFGDMELEEKRAFKETDPFLPKTPYNASKAGANHVVMAYFHTFKTPVTISHCSNNYGPYQFPEKLIPLFTTNALQGKKLPLFKSSQNKREWLHVEDHCRAIDLILQKGKLGQAYNIGSGVEKSVEEIADSILQILGKDKSLKTYVPDRLQHDLRYLLDCSKIKNELGWEPVINFEEGVQATVDWYKQNPDWWQKLLDK, encoded by the coding sequence ATGAAATATTTAGTCACAGGCGGGGCGGGATTCATCGGCTCTAACTTTATTCATTATTTGTTTGCCAAATACCCTGATTGTGAAGTAGTGAACGTGGATAAATTGACCTATGCGGGGAATTTGGAAAACGTTAAAGAATTTGAAAACGATCCTCGCTATAAATTCGTAAAAGGCGATATTGGCGATCTTGAACTGATGAAGCAAACAATGCAGGGAGTTGACATTGTGGTCAATTTTGCGGCGGAATCACACAATGACAGGGCAATTTTGGATCCCGGAATATTTGTGAGTACCAATGTCTTGGGGACGCAAGTTCTTTTAGAAGCAGCTAAACAAGCGAATGTTCCGAGATTCCACCATATCTCAACATGCGAAGTGTTTGGCGATATGGAGTTGGAAGAAAAAAGAGCATTTAAGGAAACCGATCCGTTCCTTCCCAAAACTCCTTATAATGCTTCGAAAGCCGGAGCAAACCATGTTGTGATGGCTTATTTTCATACTTTTAAAACTCCTGTGACCATCAGTCATTGTTCAAATAATTACGGCCCCTACCAGTTTCCTGAAAAGTTAATTCCTCTTTTTACAACCAATGCGTTGCAGGGAAAAAAACTGCCGTTGTTTAAAAGCAGCCAAAACAAAAGAGAGTGGCTCCACGTGGAAGATCATTGCAGGGCCATAGATCTGATATTGCAAAAGGGCAAACTCGGCCAGGCTTACAATATCGGCAGCGGGGTTGAAAAATCGGTGGAAGAAATAGCCGATTCGATCTTGCAGATTCTCGGAAAGGACAAAAGCCTGAAAACTTATGTTCCTGACCGCCTCCAGCACGATCTTCGTTATTTGCTTGACTGCTCCAAAATCAAGAACGAACTGGGCTGGGAACCTGTCATAAATTTTGAAGAAGGCGTACAAGCAACAGTCGATTGGTATAAGCAAAACCCGGATTGGTGGCAGAAATTACTGGACAAATAA
- a CDS encoding dTDP-4-dehydrorhamnose 3,5-epimerase family protein: MATTEFKISQTAIPGLFEIDITLLEDERGYFQEKFQKEKLVALGFPKDFMPVQQNISYNRQVGVTRGFHAEPWEKYLEVISGSVYAVFLDLREGDNFGKKQAIVIDQNKAVFVPLGVANSFQTLEADTYYSYLVNAHWSSQKTSEYKFVNLGDPDLAVEWPISLAKAIISDKDRNHPMLKDIKPF; encoded by the coding sequence ATGGCAACGACTGAATTCAAAATTTCTCAAACTGCGATCCCGGGCCTTTTCGAAATAGACATAACTTTGCTGGAAGATGAGCGGGGATATTTTCAGGAAAAATTCCAGAAAGAAAAACTGGTGGCTTTGGGATTTCCAAAAGATTTTATGCCGGTGCAGCAGAATATATCGTACAACCGGCAAGTTGGCGTAACCAGAGGATTCCACGCAGAGCCGTGGGAAAAATATTTAGAAGTCATCTCCGGAAGCGTATATGCTGTATTTTTGGATTTGCGCGAAGGGGATAATTTCGGCAAAAAACAGGCAATCGTGATAGATCAAAACAAGGCTGTTTTTGTGCCTTTAGGAGTTGCCAATTCCTTCCAGACCCTGGAAGCCGATACTTACTATTCTTATCTGGTCAATGCGCATTGGTCATCGCAAAAAACCTCGGAATATAAATTTGTGAATTTAGGCGACCCGGACCTGGCGGTTGAGTGGCCGATCAGTCTTGCCAAGGCGATCATTTCCGACAAAGACCGCAATCATCCGATGTTGAAGGATATTAAGCCTTTTTAA
- the rfbD gene encoding dTDP-4-dehydrorhamnose reductase has translation MKVLILGAKGSLGQTFADVYKDQEVIAWDKNELDITDEDAVAEKITGLMPDIVINCAAYNSVDKAEDERETADLINGYAVGFIAKACDSAGATLVHYSTGQIFDGSKSEGYNEDDQPGPVNFYGKSKLLGEMQLQEYAENFYLIRTCWLYGRPAEGKKSFTDIMLELATGNTVINATKDEFGKPTYVKDLAEATRALVDEKKPFGIYHLTNSGIASRFDWANEIFTIRKNKALLEAVNAGFFPRKAKRPKYEVLNNTKFIQLRPWTEALKEYLSSTNEN, from the coding sequence ATGAAAGTATTGATCCTCGGAGCCAAAGGGAGTTTGGGGCAGACTTTTGCCGATGTTTATAAAGATCAGGAAGTGATCGCTTGGGATAAGAATGAACTTGATATCACCGACGAAGATGCAGTCGCTGAAAAAATAACCGGACTAATGCCGGATATCGTCATTAATTGCGCGGCGTACAATTCGGTCGATAAAGCGGAAGACGAAAGAGAAACGGCTGATCTGATCAACGGGTATGCAGTTGGATTTATTGCCAAAGCCTGTGATTCCGCCGGCGCAACTCTTGTTCATTATTCCACCGGACAAATATTCGACGGCAGCAAATCAGAGGGCTATAATGAAGATGATCAGCCCGGTCCCGTTAATTTCTACGGCAAGTCTAAACTTTTGGGAGAGATGCAGCTGCAGGAGTACGCGGAAAATTTTTATCTGATACGGACCTGTTGGCTATATGGCCGGCCGGCCGAAGGAAAAAAAAGTTTTACCGATATAATGCTGGAATTGGCAACCGGGAACACCGTCATCAATGCGACCAAAGACGAATTCGGCAAACCGACTTATGTCAAAGACCTGGCCGAAGCTACCCGAGCGCTGGTTGATGAGAAAAAGCCTTTTGGAATTTATCATCTGACAAATTCTGGGATAGCCAGCAGGTTTGATTGGGCAAATGAGATTTTTACCATCAGAAAAAATAAAGCATTGCTTGAGGCGGTTAATGCCGGTTTTTTCCCAAGAAAAGCCAAGCGGCCCAAATATGAAGTTTTGAACAATACAAAATTCATCCAGCTGAGGCCTTGGACGGAGGCTTTGAAAGAATATTTAAGTTCTACCAATGAGAATTAA